A genomic segment from bacterium encodes:
- a CDS encoding retropepsin-like aspartic protease — protein sequence MAVIEKSIKLIGSKGEAKVIAIFDSGSTYSCIQPDLAKKLGTIEPLPEPMEFGTAKKGETLRAEKAIRLNFYLDGYHFSDEFMLISRLCDSAIIGAATLQKWRMKLNLETDEVIIDPRVTKLRLL from the coding sequence ATGGCAGTTATTGAGAAGTCAATAAAACTGATAGGCTCTAAAGGGGAGGCCAAGGTAATAGCCATATTTGATTCAGGCTCCACTTACTCCTGTATTCAACCTGATTTGGCTAAGAAATTGGGTACTATAGAACCACTCCCCGAGCCTATGGAGTTTGGGACAGCAAAGAAAGGTGAGACATTGAGAGCAGAGAAGGCGATACGCCTCAACTTTTACTTGGATGGATATCACTTTTCAGATGAATTTATGCTCATCTCTAGGTTGTGTGATTCTGCAATTATTGGTGCGGCAACCCTTCAAAAGTGGAGAATGAAATTAAATCTTGAGACTGATGAAGTAATCATTGACCCAAGAGTCACAAAACTCAGATTATTATAG
- a CDS encoding radical SAM protein, translated as MTLSAPLTVNLAVTGKCNLNCKHCLMSETWGGKSDMSTKELLTLIKELEEVKVFNINIFGGEPLMRRDIFQIMEAISKSRIRLSGMNTNATLITREIAKQLKTYGLKRLCVSLDGSTPAVADRMRGKGAFKLAVKGIKNLINEGLGVLISTTVTKYNYRDLTGITLLGKELGVNGVRFNNVFYTGNAICYIKDVSVSAVEMWYAIRTVYKLSNEFNGFITGSYLQLISLIKAAESNPPVGSSLDIPACGAGTSMCTIRPDGWVVPCEIIWDLKAGNVRDEPFVDIWRNSKVMREIRNLFVLSFEDMADCRECIYRSICYRGHRCSPYYLPGGIKAKSLFCLAPGGTKKGLFKQKLKMQ; from the coding sequence ATGACTCTATCTGCACCACTAACTGTAAATTTAGCAGTTACAGGTAAATGTAATCTCAATTGTAAGCACTGTTTGATGTCAGAGACATGGGGTGGGAAATCTGACATGAGTACAAAAGAACTACTAACCCTTATTAAGGAGCTTGAGGAGGTCAAGGTTTTCAACATAAATATTTTTGGTGGTGAACCCCTAATGAGAAGAGACATATTTCAGATAATGGAAGCTATATCAAAATCGCGTATCCGTCTTTCAGGTATGAACACAAATGCTACTTTAATAACAAGAGAGATAGCAAAACAACTAAAAACATATGGATTAAAGAGGTTATGTGTTAGCTTAGATGGCTCTACTCCAGCCGTAGCTGATAGGATGAGGGGCAAAGGTGCTTTTAAGCTTGCTGTCAAAGGGATAAAGAATTTGATAAATGAGGGGCTTGGTGTTCTTATCTCTACAACTGTCACCAAATACAATTATAGAGATTTAACTGGGATTACACTTTTGGGTAAAGAGCTTGGTGTTAATGGGGTAAGATTTAACAATGTTTTCTATACAGGGAATGCAATCTGCTACATAAAAGATGTAAGTGTATCAGCAGTTGAAATGTGGTATGCAATACGCACAGTTTATAAACTGTCTAATGAATTTAATGGTTTTATAACTGGCTCATATTTACAATTAATATCACTTATTAAAGCTGCTGAATCCAATCCACCTGTTGGGTCAAGTTTAGACATACCAGCTTGTGGGGCTGGCACTTCCATGTGCACTATAAGACCTGATGGCTGGGTAGTGCCATGTGAGATTATCTGGGACTTAAAGGCTGGTAATGTTAGAGATGAGCCATTTGTTGATATATGGCGTAACTCAAAAGTAATGAGAGAAATTCGTAACCTATTTGTGCTTTCATTTGAGGATATGGCTGATTGTAGAGAATGCATTTATCGTTCAATCTGTTATAGGGGACATAGGTGCTCACCTTATTATTTACCTGGTGGAATAAAAGCGAAGTCTCTATTCTGTTTAGCTCCCGGTGGAACTAAGAAAGGCTTATTTAAACAAAAACTAAAAATGCAATAG
- a CDS encoding signal peptidase I — protein sequence MVHLHTSKLHESVSLMFIGLLKEGKAIRIKVKGRSMLPILRDGDTLTIAPIDWARIKVGDIVLYANRKNEWITHRVVRKAVNSLMTGADSKSFLDSPIIKKENVLGRVVKVDTGSKIIDLRAVKYRLHSLAMAYFLKYSGVHFIKVAKICIKKPYLVPVKIMRKILKCIPT from the coding sequence ATGGTACACTTACACACTTCTAAATTACACGAAAGCGTCAGTCTTATGTTTATCGGGTTGCTTAAAGAGGGTAAGGCTATCCGGATTAAGGTTAAAGGAAGGAGTATGCTTCCTATACTAAGAGATGGAGATACACTTACTATTGCACCTATAGATTGGGCGAGAATAAAAGTAGGTGACATTGTGCTTTACGCTAACAGAAAAAATGAGTGGATAACTCATAGAGTAGTTAGAAAAGCGGTTAACTCCTTGATGACAGGAGCCGATTCTAAATCTTTTTTGGATTCACCTATCATAAAAAAAGAAAATGTTTTAGGTAGGGTAGTAAAAGTGGATACAGGGTCAAAAATAATAGACTTAAGAGCTGTAAAATACCGACTCCATAGCTTGGCTATGGCTTATTTTTTAAAATACTCAGGTGTACATTTTATCAAAGTTGCTAAAATATGCATAAAGAAGCCATATTTAGTACCAGTTAAGATTATGAGAAAGATTTTAAAATGTATACCTACTTAG
- a CDS encoding radical SAM protein → MNKVPSLKSIYLYSPLCCNLRCLHCWIDPVPYGDVIDYPINSLNLDEIKSLVTDAKDLGLKSIKLTGGEPFLMDDIISLLKWLKSENIFINIETNGTLIGDKEAEVLKATNASVSVSIDAPVASVHDYFRGVDGAFDKAVNGIDALRRCGVKFQLIACLYRGNIDIMENMIQFAKDMGASSLKINPVNKVGRAQKMQEEGELLSVVETIKFYNHFQEKIKADNSIKVFFDIPPAFKPIRVVQKEGSTCAIHHILGILGDGTISICGIGSTVHELSMGSIYKNDIREVWNHHPILELIRDGVPHKLEGICGKCILKNYCLGKCRADSYYHYGSLTKPLQFCQEAYELGIFPKARLVQ, encoded by the coding sequence ATGAATAAAGTGCCGTCTCTTAAAAGTATTTACCTTTATTCTCCATTATGTTGTAACTTACGGTGTTTACATTGCTGGATTGACCCAGTTCCATATGGAGATGTGATTGACTACCCTATAAATAGTTTAAACTTAGATGAGATTAAGTCATTGGTTACTGATGCAAAAGATTTGGGTCTAAAATCAATAAAGCTTACTGGAGGTGAGCCATTTCTTATGGACGACATTATTTCACTCCTTAAGTGGCTTAAAAGTGAAAATATCTTTATAAATATAGAGACAAATGGTACCCTAATAGGAGACAAGGAAGCTGAAGTGTTGAAAGCCACTAATGCCAGTGTGTCAGTCTCTATAGATGCACCAGTAGCATCAGTGCATGACTATTTTAGGGGTGTAGATGGTGCATTTGATAAGGCAGTTAATGGAATTGATGCACTTAGGCGGTGTGGAGTAAAGTTTCAACTTATAGCTTGCCTTTATCGTGGTAATATAGATATAATGGAAAATATGATTCAATTTGCTAAAGATATGGGAGCTTCGTCTCTAAAGATAAATCCTGTAAATAAAGTTGGTAGGGCTCAAAAGATGCAAGAGGAAGGCGAGTTACTATCAGTAGTAGAGACTATTAAATTTTATAATCATTTTCAAGAGAAGATAAAAGCAGACAACTCTATAAAGGTATTCTTTGATATACCACCTGCTTTTAAGCCTATAAGGGTAGTCCAAAAGGAGGGAAGCACTTGTGCCATTCATCACATTTTAGGTATACTTGGTGATGGCACAATTTCTATATGTGGGATTGGGAGTACTGTTCATGAATTATCAATGGGTAGTATTTATAAAAATGATATAAGAGAAGTTTGGAATCATCATCCTATACTTGAGCTTATAAGGGATGGTGTACCTCATAAACTTGAAGGTATCTGTGGCAAGTGTATATTAAAAAACTACTGTCTTGGCAAATGTCGTGCCGATAGTTATTACCATTATGGTTCGTTAACTAAGCCTTTACAGTTTTGTCAAGAGGCTTACGAGCTCGGTATATTTCCTAAAGCTCGATTAGTTCAATAA
- a CDS encoding 50S ribosomal protein L11 methyltransferase, translating to MVIGHKVIIEDKVRCEAYQKAIRQVVKNGNIVADIGTGSGLLAYFAIQAGAGKVYAVEKSEIIEDAKRIAIANGWDDKIVFIKGVSTEVELPEKVDVIVLEVIGYFALEENLLKYISDAKKRFLKRVEF from the coding sequence ATGGTGATTGGACATAAGGTAATAATTGAAGATAAAGTCCGCTGTGAAGCATACCAAAAGGCAATTCGTCAGGTAGTTAAAAATGGGAATATTGTGGCTGATATAGGAACTGGCTCCGGATTACTTGCCTATTTTGCAATCCAGGCAGGTGCTGGAAAGGTTTATGCCGTTGAAAAAAGTGAGATTATAGAAGATGCGAAGCGCATTGCAATAGCAAATGGATGGGATGACAAAATAGTATTTATTAAAGGTGTTTCAACTGAGGTAGAGTTGCCGGAGAAGGTAGACGTTATAGTATTGGAAGTAATAGGATATTTTGCTTTAGAAGAGAATTTGCTAAAATATATTTCTGATGCAAAGAAACGATTTCTAAAAAGGGTGGAGTTTTAA
- a CDS encoding ABC transporter ATP-binding protein produces MGYTIETVNLTKRFHQPKGYKELLLHPFSNKEVVALKDVSLQVKEGELFSILGPNGAGKSTLIKILCTLILPTEGKAYINGKDVTKNSDKVKESIGYVINEERSFYWRLTGYQNLKFFASLNNLFSRDADKIINRILEFVNLKDSKDIVFRNYSTGMKQRLSIARALLTEPNILFMDEPTKSLDPDGAREIREFIKEEFVKNGGRTVFFATHNLTEAEQLSDHIAILDKGELKACGSVADLKQLITPAGLYVLMTSKPSSNCIKQVKSIPGICKLTENDAGLELEVYKDKVHTVIKEIIALKLEIIECQPKTVSLEKVFSELIKVDNGIGK; encoded by the coding sequence ATGGGGTATACAATAGAAACAGTTAATCTAACTAAAAGATTTCATCAGCCTAAAGGATACAAAGAACTCTTACTACATCCATTTTCAAATAAAGAGGTTGTTGCTTTAAAAGATGTAAGTCTACAAGTAAAAGAGGGTGAGCTTTTCTCAATTTTAGGTCCTAATGGGGCTGGTAAGAGTACGCTTATAAAGATACTTTGTACTTTAATACTGCCAACAGAAGGTAAAGCCTATATAAATGGAAAAGATGTAACAAAAAACTCTGATAAAGTGAAAGAATCTATTGGGTATGTGATAAATGAGGAGCGTAGTTTTTACTGGCGTCTGACAGGGTATCAGAACTTGAAATTTTTTGCCTCACTAAACAACTTGTTCTCAAGGGATGCAGATAAAATAATAAATAGAATATTAGAATTTGTTAACCTTAAGGATAGCAAGGATATTGTATTTAGGAATTACTCTACAGGGATGAAACAAAGGCTCTCTATAGCACGTGCATTACTAACTGAGCCTAATATTTTGTTTATGGATGAGCCAACAAAGAGCCTTGACCCTGACGGTGCTCGTGAGATTAGAGAATTTATAAAAGAGGAGTTTGTTAAAAATGGGGGTAGGACGGTATTTTTTGCCACTCATAACTTAACAGAAGCAGAACAGCTATCTGACCATATTGCTATATTAGATAAAGGTGAACTCAAAGCTTGTGGTAGTGTAGCAGATTTAAAGCAGCTAATTACACCAGCTGGGCTATATGTTTTGATGACTTCTAAACCCTCTTCTAATTGTATAAAACAAGTTAAATCTATACCCGGTATTTGTAAGCTAACAGAAAATGATGCAGGACTGGAGTTAGAAGTGTATAAAGATAAGGTTCATACAGTAATAAAAGAGATTATTGCACTGAAGTTAGAAATAATAGAGTGCCAGCCTAAAACGGTATCTTTAGAAAAGGTATTTTCAGAACTCATAAAAGTTGATAATGGGATTGGAAAATGA
- a CDS encoding TonB-dependent receptor yields MLKIVILAFIAVFLNSFATQEDKSVLTATKTEMTLKELCTAVSIIGVDEIDASNATSCTDIIGNLPGVFVMKTGAFGRADVNIRGIGGNGTQLMVLIDGMPVKTGLFGWIVTHSLPLNNVERIEVVRGPLSVLYGSDALGGVINIITKRPRKEKEVNYTASYGTYRTYGYQICGGGTFGNFSCYFTSDRKDSDGHLYNSEYQGEDYTTRLGYKLSKNTEVSFLGKYFEAEKEEPAPSPDGTFNDYKTTAFDITLNSKGKWWDGSFKIYHNYGHHLFSDGWHLQDFTNGTIANFSNNNIIMGNELNIGAEYRQQGGKEIYEPDTGTTLSKYEYGIWCQDEYRVLDRFILSAGVRYNWDEVSGKDISPQVGAILHLRDGATLRSRVAKGFRAPSLNELFMFTYSNKELNPEVVWNYECGLSQQIVEGVNIDVTLYRMEGNNLIQISQGRTNRFQNTGRFEFKGIEASIITQLKRLNGHFSYSYLNTAEHTQGRPGTKVDAVLMYSPDRSGLGISLSAQYVTDYFAQDSSNERIDDYIVVNTKLAYKLIPVAELFLAIDNILDRDYKIWVDLPGASAGKYIMPGRTFTAGLSIKL; encoded by the coding sequence ATGTTAAAAATAGTGATTTTAGCGTTTATTGCAGTCTTTTTAAACTCATTTGCTACCCAAGAAGATAAGTCTGTGTTGACAGCAACGAAGACAGAGATGACTTTAAAAGAGCTATGTACAGCAGTAAGTATCATAGGAGTGGATGAGATTGACGCATCCAATGCTACAAGCTGTACTGATATTATTGGCAATCTCCCCGGAGTCTTTGTTATGAAAACAGGTGCGTTCGGACGTGCAGATGTCAACATAAGAGGAATTGGAGGAAATGGGACACAGCTAATGGTCCTAATAGATGGGATGCCTGTCAAGACAGGCCTATTTGGATGGATAGTTACACACTCGCTACCATTAAATAATGTGGAAAGGATTGAAGTAGTACGTGGTCCTCTGTCCGTTTTATATGGGTCAGATGCACTGGGAGGTGTTATTAATATCATCACAAAACGACCAAGAAAAGAGAAGGAAGTTAATTATACTGCCTCATACGGAACTTATCGTACTTATGGGTATCAAATATGTGGTGGTGGAACCTTTGGTAATTTCAGCTGCTACTTCACATCTGATAGGAAGGATAGTGACGGTCATCTCTATAACTCTGAATACCAAGGTGAAGACTACACAACAAGACTGGGCTACAAATTATCAAAAAATACTGAGGTTAGCTTTCTTGGCAAATATTTTGAAGCTGAAAAGGAAGAACCGGCACCCAGCCCTGATGGAACATTTAACGACTACAAAACGACTGCATTTGATATCACTTTGAATAGTAAAGGGAAATGGTGGGATGGCTCATTTAAAATTTACCACAATTATGGGCACCACTTATTTTCAGATGGATGGCACTTACAAGACTTTACAAATGGGACAATAGCTAACTTTAGTAATAATAATATAATAATGGGGAATGAACTCAATATAGGAGCTGAATACAGACAACAGGGTGGGAAAGAGATTTACGAACCTGATACAGGAACGACTTTGTCTAAATATGAATATGGAATATGGTGCCAAGATGAGTACAGGGTTCTTGATAGATTTATTTTAAGTGCTGGGGTTAGGTATAATTGGGATGAGGTATCAGGTAAAGACATCTCACCACAGGTGGGCGCCATCTTACATTTAAGAGATGGCGCTACTTTACGCTCAAGGGTAGCTAAAGGGTTCAGGGCACCATCCCTAAACGAACTTTTTATGTTCACATATTCTAACAAAGAGCTTAACCCTGAAGTAGTATGGAATTATGAATGTGGATTAAGCCAGCAAATTGTAGAAGGAGTAAATATAGATGTAACTCTTTACAGAATGGAAGGAAATAATCTCATTCAAATATCACAAGGCAGGACAAATAGGTTTCAGAATACTGGCAGGTTTGAATTTAAAGGAATAGAGGCAAGTATTATTACTCAGCTTAAACGCTTAAATGGCCATTTTTCTTACAGTTATTTGAACACGGCTGAACATACACAAGGACGGCCGGGGACTAAAGTTGATGCCGTACTTATGTATAGTCCCGACAGGTCGGGATTGGGTATCTCTTTATCAGCTCAATATGTAACTGATTATTTTGCTCAAGATAGTTCAAATGAGCGTATTGATGATTACATAGTTGTTAACACCAAATTGGCTTATAAGTTGATTCCAGTAGCAGAACTTTTTCTTGCAATTGATAACATATTGGATAGGGATTATAAGATATGGGTAGACCTTCCCGGAGCATCAGCCGGCAAGTATATAATGCCGGGTAGAACTTTTACAGCTGGTCTAAGTATTAAACTATAG
- a CDS encoding PqqD family protein, translating to MSKCIISNPDIVFREEGDEALLFDPEKGTVKILNEVGTFIWRLCDGTRTKDDIAKEVECKYEADMKTIKEDLNKFIEKLEASGFIKHI from the coding sequence GTGAGTAAGTGTATTATATCAAACCCTGATATTGTATTCAGGGAAGAGGGTGACGAAGCCCTGTTATTTGACCCAGAGAAAGGGACAGTAAAAATACTTAACGAAGTGGGTACATTTATCTGGAGGCTATGTGATGGCACCCGTACCAAAGATGATATAGCAAAGGAAGTGGAGTGTAAGTATGAAGCAGATATGAAAACAATAAAAGAAGACTTAAATAAGTTTATTGAAAAATTAGAAGCCTCGGGTTTCATTAAACACATATAA
- a CDS encoding ABC transporter permease, with protein sequence MALRKILAFLYRDFLEQISYKIAFFFEIFGIFASVITFYFLSKLFGGRISPYLEPYGGDYFSFVLIGIAFSNYLGVSLMGLSNSVRSAQVTGTLEALLVTKTSLPFLLFASTVYSFLLTSLSVVVYVVVGVSLFGAKIVGGMNLLSALIILILTIISFTSLGMLSCSFILVFKRGNPFNWIFTTLSELLGGVFYPITILPIWLSKISILLPITHSLKAMRLILLKNYTLAGVSANIIYLTIFSAIMVPIGILSFRIATNKAKRDGTLTHF encoded by the coding sequence TTGGCTCTTAGAAAAATATTAGCTTTCCTTTACAGAGATTTTCTTGAGCAAATAAGTTACAAGATAGCATTCTTCTTTGAAATATTTGGCATATTTGCATCTGTAATTACATTTTATTTCCTATCTAAGCTATTTGGGGGTAGAATCTCACCATACCTTGAGCCTTATGGGGGTGATTATTTTTCATTTGTGCTTATTGGGATAGCATTTTCAAATTATCTTGGTGTCTCACTCATGGGGCTTTCAAATAGTGTAAGGAGTGCACAAGTGACAGGGACACTTGAGGCACTCCTTGTCACTAAGACGAGCCTCCCTTTTTTACTATTTGCATCCACAGTTTATAGCTTCTTACTTACATCTCTTAGTGTAGTTGTCTATGTTGTTGTAGGTGTATCCTTGTTTGGTGCAAAGATAGTAGGGGGGATGAACTTACTTTCTGCACTTATCATTCTCATATTAACAATTATATCTTTTACAAGTCTTGGTATGCTATCGTGTAGTTTTATACTGGTGTTTAAGAGAGGTAACCCATTTAACTGGATTTTTACAACTTTGTCTGAACTCTTAGGTGGTGTTTTTTACCCAATAACTATTCTACCTATCTGGTTATCCAAAATTTCTATCCTATTGCCTATAACACATTCGTTGAAAGCTATGAGGCTCATCCTACTTAAAAATTATACATTAGCAGGAGTAAGCGCCAACATTATTTATCTAACAATTTTTTCAGCTATAATGGTACCAATTGGTATTTTATCTTTTCGTATTGCAACTAATAAAGCTAAAAGAGATGGTACACTTACACACTTCTAA